A portion of the Mesobacillus sp. AQ2 genome contains these proteins:
- a CDS encoding RNA polymerase sigma factor, producing MRWATISDNLKEQKVMEWYELYYKDLYRFIYYMLGDRQSCEDLVHDTFLRAYTSFEKFEKRASVKTWLFSIAKHLVFDEIRRRKRRRSITLFSEGKDIASPLNIEKYIENRDTVERSLKAIQQLKPDHRLVITLKKIEDCSTKEIVEILGWSESKIRKTLSRGLAELRKKDIAEGGGHNEQIF from the coding sequence ATGAGGTGGGCAACAATTAGCGATAACTTAAAAGAACAAAAAGTAATGGAATGGTATGAATTGTATTATAAAGATCTTTACCGTTTTATCTATTATATGCTGGGTGATCGCCAATCCTGTGAGGACCTCGTTCATGATACATTTCTGCGTGCTTATACGTCCTTCGAGAAATTTGAAAAGAGGGCGAGTGTGAAGACCTGGCTTTTTAGTATTGCAAAGCACCTCGTATTCGATGAAATACGCAGGCGGAAAAGAAGAAGGAGTATCACGTTATTTTCTGAGGGGAAAGACATTGCATCACCTTTAAATATCGAAAAATATATAGAAAACCGAGATACGGTAGAAAGGAGCCTTAAAGCAATTCAACAGCTTAAACCTGACCACCGGCTTGTGATCACGCTGAAAAAAATCGAGGATTGTTCCACTAAAGAAATTGTCGAAATCCTAGGCTGGTCTGAATCAAAAATAAGGAAAACACTATCCAGGGGACTTGCGGAACTAAGGAAAAAGGACATAGCGGAAGGAGGCGGACACAATGAACAAATTTTCTGA
- a CDS encoding TIGR04053 family radical SAM/SPASM domain-containing protein, which produces MKVHGIGHAHSTGSHPGAIDFNMNPYIVIWEVTRACQLKCIHCRADAQNRPDPMELSPEEGLKLIDHIYEMGNPMLVFTGGDCMMREDLFELAEYAVKKGMRVSMTPSATDNVTKEKMERAKEAGLSRWAFSLDGPTPEIHDHFRGTPGSFNLTIEKVKYLNELKMPLQLNTVISRYNYEYLEQMAELMKELKVVMWYIFLLVPTGRGQLDACLTPAEHEKVFRWLYELSKTAPYDIKTTAAQHYRRVVFQQKTREHSVNKDEIRYEDTLTKDMASVIDGLKRAPKGVNDGNGFVFISHTGDVMPSGLLPLVGGNVRDKPLADIYRDSQIFKDLRNPDQYKGKCGVCEFRYVCGGSRSRTYAVTGDYMGSEPFCVYIPETMRKTKSPI; this is translated from the coding sequence ATGAAAGTGCATGGAATTGGACATGCTCATTCCACTGGCAGCCATCCGGGTGCAATTGATTTCAACATGAATCCTTATATTGTTATTTGGGAAGTGACAAGGGCTTGTCAGTTAAAATGTATCCATTGCCGGGCTGATGCACAAAACAGGCCTGACCCAATGGAATTAAGCCCGGAGGAAGGACTGAAGCTGATCGATCACATTTATGAGATGGGTAACCCAATGCTTGTGTTTACAGGCGGAGACTGTATGATGCGAGAGGATCTTTTTGAACTTGCTGAATATGCGGTGAAGAAAGGCATGCGCGTGTCAATGACACCAAGCGCTACAGATAATGTTACAAAAGAAAAAATGGAAAGAGCCAAGGAAGCTGGACTTTCAAGATGGGCTTTCAGCTTGGATGGTCCCACTCCTGAAATCCATGATCATTTTCGTGGAACTCCCGGTTCATTCAATCTGACAATCGAAAAAGTTAAATACCTAAATGAATTAAAAATGCCTTTGCAGCTTAACACGGTCATTTCACGGTATAATTATGAGTACCTTGAACAAATGGCTGAACTGATGAAAGAACTTAAAGTTGTGATGTGGTACATATTCCTTTTGGTTCCTACAGGCCGAGGCCAGCTGGATGCCTGCTTGACACCTGCAGAACATGAAAAAGTTTTCCGTTGGCTGTATGAATTAAGCAAGACTGCTCCATATGATATTAAAACGACGGCAGCCCAGCATTACCGCCGGGTTGTTTTCCAACAAAAAACCAGGGAACATAGCGTTAACAAGGATGAAATCCGGTATGAAGACACATTAACGAAAGATATGGCTTCTGTCATCGATGGCCTGAAACGTGCTCCAAAAGGGGTCAATGATGGCAACGGCTTTGTTTTCATTTCGCATACGGGAGATGTGATGCCATCCGGATTGCTTCCTTTAGTTGGCGGAAACGTTCGGGATAAGCCTTTAGCGGACATTTACCGCGATTCCCAAATCTTTAAGGACCTGCGTAATCCTGATCAATACAAAGGAAAATGCGGTGTTTGCGAATTCCGCTATGTCTGCGGGGGTTCCCGTTCAAGAACCTATGCGGTCACAGGAGACTACATGGGCAGTGAGCCATTCTGTGTCTATATCCCCGAGACAATGCGCAAAACGAAATCGCCAATCTAA
- a CDS encoding class I SAM-dependent methyltransferase — translation MNTDTLTINKTSWDEVARNFFGRTALPEYGPFAPDEKELNLFGDLNHKKVLDIGCGSGHSLKYTQEKKADELWGLDLSSSQIQAATELLKGTNVKLFQSPMEVNPGIPESHFDIVYSIFALGWTTNLEQTLININQYLKPGGAFIFSWEHPLFSRVRNTEHGLLLTKSYHEEGPYDHEAWNHPAIMQQHKISTYLNSLVEAGFKIEKIIEEIRVSEELLSRDSNRWYNWEKVKAVPTTVIFKCTKV, via the coding sequence TTGAATACTGACACTTTGACAATCAATAAAACAAGCTGGGATGAGGTGGCCCGAAACTTTTTTGGGAGAACGGCTTTGCCGGAATATGGTCCCTTTGCTCCTGACGAAAAGGAACTGAACCTATTCGGGGATTTAAACCATAAAAAAGTATTGGATATCGGATGCGGAAGCGGGCACTCCCTGAAATACACGCAAGAAAAAAAGGCCGATGAGCTGTGGGGCCTCGATCTTTCCAGCTCACAAATTCAGGCAGCCACAGAATTATTAAAAGGAACGAATGTCAAATTGTTTCAATCTCCTATGGAAGTGAACCCTGGAATTCCCGAAAGCCACTTTGATATTGTATACTCCATTTTTGCTTTAGGCTGGACAACCAATCTGGAACAGACGCTGATTAACATCAATCAATATTTAAAGCCGGGCGGAGCGTTTATTTTCAGTTGGGAACATCCTCTGTTTAGCCGGGTGCGAAATACTGAGCATGGACTTTTACTCACAAAGTCTTATCATGAGGAAGGACCCTATGACCATGAAGCATGGAACCATCCCGCCATCATGCAGCAGCATAAAATCAGCACCTATCTCAATTCACTAGTCGAAGCTGGCTTTAAGATCGAAAAAATAATCGAGGAAATCAGGGTTTCCGAAGAACTATTGTCCAGAGATTCTAACAGGTGGTATAACTGGGAGAAAGTTAAGGCCGTTCCGACGACCGTTATTTTTAAATGCACGAAAGTATAG
- a CDS encoding class I SAM-dependent methyltransferase, with the protein MGNSWHERFGTEQYVYGEEPNQFIKEQAHRLGKGSKIVAFAEGEGRNAVYLALQGHIVTAYDYAENGLNKTNALAERHKVKISTELKNLIHDGVPAEEFDAAFMVFGHFSKDDQKTVMDKLISTVKPGGTIMFEVYSEDQVKYGTGGPKTVEMLYDPSDVLEWIKGYKVLHFFYGEQERVEGELHTGTGHVIQVIIKKNAN; encoded by the coding sequence ATGGGAAATTCGTGGCATGAACGTTTTGGTACCGAACAGTATGTATATGGTGAAGAACCAAATCAATTCATAAAAGAACAAGCACACAGATTAGGAAAAGGAAGTAAAATCGTGGCGTTTGCTGAAGGAGAAGGCCGGAATGCGGTTTATCTTGCACTGCAGGGGCATATAGTTACGGCTTATGATTATGCAGAAAATGGTTTGAATAAGACGAATGCATTGGCGGAGCGGCATAAAGTGAAAATCTCAACGGAACTAAAGAATTTAATACATGATGGGGTACCTGCTGAAGAATTCGATGCAGCCTTTATGGTATTTGGTCATTTTAGTAAAGATGATCAAAAAACCGTGATGGATAAATTGATTTCAACTGTCAAGCCGGGGGGCACCATCATGTTCGAGGTATATTCAGAAGACCAGGTCAAATACGGAACAGGCGGACCTAAGACGGTTGAGATGCTTTACGATCCATCTGATGTTTTAGAATGGATTAAAGGCTACAAAGTACTTCATTTCTTTTATGGAGAACAGGAAAGAGTGGAAGGTGAATTGCACACAGGCACCGGTCATGTTATTCAGGTTATCATCAAAAAAAATGCAAATTGA
- the argS gene encoding arginine--tRNA ligase produces the protein MKYRKKYSGLLAQELKGILSDENIERLIEKPKFLKHGDLAFPCFQMAKALRKSPVEIAKDISQKLQSKNESDFDRFEAIGGYVNAFLDKSKAAAYILNEITEKKNHYGDYNRGRQHTVTIDLSSPNIAKPFSMGHLRSTVIGNSLSLIYEKCGFKTFKINHLGDWGTQFGKLITAYKLWGSEQKVKESPIKELLALYIKFHEAAETNPELEQEGRNWFRRLENGDVEALGLWKWFKEESLKEFKKVYELLGIEFDSYAGEAFYNDKMEPIVEMLRNKELLDESDGALVVQLEDIGLPPCLIKKSDGATLYATRDLAAAKYRYDQHSFITSLYVVGNEQSLHFKQLKAVLAKMDFEWADGIIHVPFGMMLKDGKKMSTRKGKVVLLEDVLKDSIELAKKNIEEKNPLLPNQQETAAMVGTGAIIFHDLKNFRMNDIDFSLEEMLRVEGESAPYVQYTNARAKTILRKAASPVTGVEIKLEGAAEWPVVTELMDFPETVIRACHNNDPSQIAKYVLNLAQAFNRYYGEVRILKENEEKDARLALVNAVSIVLEEGLRLLGIKAPEEM, from the coding sequence ATGAAATACCGTAAAAAATATTCTGGATTACTCGCTCAAGAACTAAAAGGAATACTATCTGATGAGAATATTGAACGTTTGATCGAAAAACCAAAATTTCTGAAACACGGAGATTTGGCCTTTCCTTGCTTCCAGATGGCAAAAGCCCTGAGAAAGTCACCTGTGGAAATTGCCAAAGACATTAGCCAAAAATTACAGTCCAAAAATGAATCTGACTTTGATCGTTTTGAAGCAATTGGCGGGTATGTGAATGCTTTTTTGGATAAATCAAAAGCAGCAGCTTATATCCTCAATGAAATTACAGAAAAGAAAAACCATTACGGGGACTATAATCGAGGACGTCAACATACGGTGACAATTGATCTTTCCTCCCCTAATATTGCCAAACCTTTTTCTATGGGGCATCTACGTTCTACCGTTATAGGAAATTCTCTTTCACTAATTTATGAAAAGTGTGGATTCAAGACGTTTAAAATAAACCATCTTGGAGACTGGGGGACTCAGTTTGGCAAACTAATTACGGCCTATAAGCTTTGGGGCAGTGAACAGAAAGTGAAAGAGAGTCCGATAAAGGAGCTTCTGGCCCTTTATATAAAGTTTCATGAAGCCGCAGAAACCAATCCTGAACTCGAGCAGGAAGGCCGAAATTGGTTCAGGCGTCTTGAAAACGGAGATGTAGAGGCACTCGGATTGTGGAAATGGTTCAAGGAAGAATCATTGAAAGAGTTCAAGAAGGTTTATGAGCTGCTGGGGATTGAATTTGATTCATATGCTGGAGAAGCATTCTATAATGATAAAATGGAGCCTATTGTTGAAATGCTAAGGAACAAAGAGCTTCTTGACGAATCAGATGGGGCTCTGGTCGTTCAATTGGAAGATATCGGCCTGCCACCCTGCCTGATTAAAAAATCAGACGGTGCCACATTGTATGCGACCCGGGATTTGGCCGCGGCCAAGTATCGATATGATCAGCATTCTTTTATTACATCTTTATACGTTGTGGGAAATGAGCAAAGTCTTCATTTTAAACAGTTAAAAGCGGTTCTTGCAAAAATGGATTTTGAATGGGCGGATGGAATCATCCATGTTCCTTTTGGAATGATGCTGAAAGATGGCAAGAAAATGTCAACGCGCAAAGGGAAAGTTGTTTTACTGGAGGATGTCCTTAAAGACTCGATTGAGCTGGCTAAAAAGAATATCGAGGAAAAAAATCCTTTACTCCCGAATCAGCAAGAAACAGCTGCTATGGTGGGTACAGGAGCAATCATTTTTCATGACCTGAAGAATTTTAGAATGAATGATATTGATTTTTCCTTGGAGGAAATGTTGAGGGTCGAAGGAGAATCAGCTCCATATGTACAATATACAAATGCCCGGGCTAAAACCATTTTAAGAAAGGCAGCAAGTCCAGTAACTGGTGTGGAAATCAAGCTTGAAGGTGCGGCTGAATGGCCAGTTGTCACAGAGCTTATGGATTTCCCTGAAACTGTCATAAGAGCCTGCCACAATAATGATCCATCTCAAATCGCAAAATATGTATTGAATCTCGCCCAGGCTTTCAATAGATATTATGGAGAGGTAAGGATCCTGAAAGAAAATGAGGAGAAAGATGCACGGCTGGCTTTGGTGAATGCAGTCAGCATCGTTCTCGAAGAAGGCCTGAGACTTTTGGGAATCAAGGCTCCAGAGGAAATGTAA
- a CDS encoding thioredoxin yields MKDFPKIETGLVNAGKVEEIAGFLMAFTVPVLVLYADGREYLREARIVQVEKLREDVSRIYEGFFGE; encoded by the coding sequence TTGAAAGATTTCCCTAAAATCGAGACTGGGCTGGTCAATGCCGGGAAGGTCGAAGAAATAGCGGGATTCCTTATGGCGTTTACAGTACCCGTTTTAGTCTTGTATGCAGATGGACGAGAGTATTTAAGAGAGGCAAGAATCGTCCAGGTTGAGAAACTCAGGGAAGACGTCTCCAGGATTTATGAAGGATTCTTTGGAGAATAA
- the dnaN gene encoding DNA polymerase III subunit beta: MKFIIKSGLFYEALSNLSRSVLANPIPQILCGIKVVAHSEGLTLIVSNHNFFLKKELFGNEGNLEIIEKGSFVAPAKYLAELIKKLPGEITVETGDNNKLIIKADEIKIQLNGLNVDEYPSLPKVNSDETVQLQANHLHEMVKQTVFAASVKDSRQVLTGISISFLNNKLRCAATNSHRLSMSELDFESPIAGSYIIPLNSIREFIRFFNDSTVTIHVSENYFVFESQDLSLYSRLIEGNYPDLSSIIPSESKTSMILSTRKLLNAIDRASLFTRDTSRNKVKLSVSEGRLMVASYSSDLGGTEETIPIRELEGNPEILISLNNSFLIDALKSISDEEIVMSFSGSMRPVVIKPNSDKQHLQMISPVMG; this comes from the coding sequence ATGAAATTTATCATTAAGAGTGGCTTGTTTTATGAAGCACTATCGAATTTAAGCAGGAGTGTTTTGGCCAATCCTATTCCGCAAATTTTATGCGGCATTAAAGTAGTTGCCCATTCTGAAGGTTTGACTCTTATTGTCAGCAATCATAACTTTTTTCTGAAAAAAGAGCTGTTTGGTAATGAGGGAAACCTTGAAATCATTGAAAAGGGCAGCTTTGTTGCACCTGCTAAATATTTAGCAGAGTTAATTAAAAAATTGCCTGGTGAAATCACGGTGGAAACAGGGGATAATAATAAACTTATTATAAAGGCTGATGAGATAAAGATTCAGCTAAATGGTCTCAATGTTGATGAATACCCATCATTGCCAAAAGTGAATAGCGATGAAACCGTCCAGCTGCAGGCAAACCACCTCCACGAAATGGTTAAACAGACTGTATTCGCAGCTTCAGTAAAGGATTCTCGCCAGGTCCTTACAGGGATATCGATTTCGTTCCTGAACAACAAACTAAGATGTGCAGCCACAAATTCTCATCGATTGTCAATGAGTGAACTTGATTTTGAATCCCCTATTGCCGGTTCATACATAATTCCACTGAATTCAATAAGGGAATTCATAAGATTTTTCAATGATAGTACCGTTACAATCCATGTATCAGAAAATTACTTTGTCTTCGAGTCACAAGATTTATCCTTGTACTCAAGATTGATTGAGGGGAACTATCCTGACCTTTCAAGCATTATCCCATCAGAATCAAAAACATCAATGATCCTTTCTACCAGGAAGTTATTGAATGCTATTGACCGTGCCAGCCTGTTTACTCGCGACACAAGCAGAAACAAGGTGAAATTGAGTGTTTCGGAAGGGAGACTAATGGTTGCTTCCTATTCTTCAGATTTAGGGGGAACAGAGGAGACTATCCCTATCAGGGAACTCGAAGGAAATCCGGAGATTTTGATTTCATTGAATAATAGTTTTCTAATTGATGCTCTTAAATCAATTTCCGACGAAGAAATTGTGATGAGTTTCTCTGGGTCCATGAGACCAGTTGTAATTAAGCCAAACAGCGATAAACAACATTTGCAGATGATATCTCCAGTGATGGGATAA
- a CDS encoding OsmC family protein, whose product MVGTLSGALEARKIPTSPDKVKAQVQGTIEAPEGVLKITKISCHYILKIPTGKREAAERALNVFERGCPVAQTLKGCIQFEHTWEIEED is encoded by the coding sequence CTGGTCGGCACCCTATCAGGCGCGCTGGAGGCGCGTAAAATACCGACTTCACCCGATAAAGTAAAGGCACAGGTACAAGGTACAATTGAAGCACCTGAAGGAGTATTGAAAATAACGAAAATCAGTTGTCACTATATACTTAAGATTCCAACTGGCAAAAGGGAAGCAGCCGAAAGGGCGTTGAATGTTTTCGAAAGAGGATGTCCGGTTGCACAAACATTAAAAGGCTGTATACAATTCGAACATACATGGGAAATAGAAGAAGATTAA
- a CDS encoding NUDIX hydrolase, producing MEYIAELRKLVGHRPLILPGAVVMIFNEKDELLLQLRSDGGWGLPGGLMELGESLEETARREVKEETGLIIGDLNLEGVYSGADFYLKVANGDELYSVTTVYSTREYKGILEKDEHESVDLKFFHLYFLPKDLQSGYLKYIQGYLDKSNEP from the coding sequence TTGGAATATATTGCTGAGCTAAGAAAGTTGGTTGGCCATCGGCCACTGATTTTACCCGGGGCAGTTGTCATGATTTTTAATGAGAAAGATGAATTGCTTCTGCAGCTTCGGAGTGATGGTGGCTGGGGCCTGCCAGGTGGATTGATGGAGTTAGGGGAGAGTCTTGAGGAAACAGCAAGAAGGGAAGTAAAGGAAGAAACAGGGCTTATTATAGGCGACCTCAATCTCGAAGGCGTGTACTCAGGCGCTGACTTCTATTTAAAAGTGGCGAACGGAGACGAACTTTATTCTGTCACAACTGTTTATTCAACAAGGGAATATAAAGGGATTTTGGAAAAAGATGAACATGAATCAGTCGATCTTAAGTTCTTTCATTTGTACTTTTTGCCGAAAGATTTGCAGTCAGGTTATTTAAAATATATTCAAGGTTATCTTGATAAAAGTAATGAACCTTAA
- a CDS encoding class I SAM-dependent methyltransferase produces MKESIYSYDDLLEMLDQLLSEERQFNWDVFYSDRDRGVPFFKNYPDENLAEYVETRKLTTGKVLELGCGPGRNAIYLAGKGFSVDAVDQSEEGLNWGKERALDENVKVNFLKQNIFELDIEEGSYDLVYDSGCFHHIPPHRRMDYIDLVTRALKPGGHFALTCFVVGGKLGGSDISDWEVYRGRSMKGGLGFTFEKLTRIFRDFEVVEIREMNDRSPEEGLFGTSELLAGLFKKAVS; encoded by the coding sequence ATGAAAGAAAGTATATACAGCTATGATGATTTATTGGAGATGCTTGATCAGCTTTTGAGTGAGGAAAGGCAATTCAATTGGGACGTTTTTTATTCCGACAGAGACAGAGGAGTCCCTTTTTTTAAAAACTACCCTGATGAGAATCTGGCAGAGTATGTGGAAACAAGGAAATTAACTACTGGTAAAGTCCTGGAGTTGGGATGCGGTCCAGGAAGAAATGCTATTTATTTAGCTGGAAAAGGTTTTTCTGTGGATGCGGTGGATCAATCTGAAGAGGGGTTGAACTGGGGAAAAGAAAGGGCGCTTGATGAAAATGTGAAAGTGAACTTTCTAAAGCAAAATATTTTTGAATTGGATATAGAAGAGGGTTCATACGATCTAGTCTATGACTCAGGGTGCTTTCATCATATCCCTCCACACCGGAGAATGGATTATATTGACCTAGTAACTCGTGCTTTAAAGCCCGGAGGCCATTTCGCCCTTACCTGCTTTGTTGTGGGTGGAAAACTTGGCGGGTCGGACATTTCTGATTGGGAAGTGTACAGAGGGAGAAGCATGAAAGGCGGATTAGGTTTTACATTTGAAAAACTAACTAGAATCTTCAGGGATTTTGAAGTAGTGGAAATCAGGGAAATGAATGACAGGTCACCTGAAGAAGGCCTTTTTGGAACAAGTGAACTGTTGGCTGGATTATTTAAAAAGGCAGTTTCGTAA
- a CDS encoding NUDIX hydrolase, with protein MASPQNNGFELIECIRMSEREIEHVHPLAGSFAIVEKEGEYLLGYNSLRQQWELPAGKREENETPLECAKRELVEETGQIVESMQLIGVARVKNHVTKADKFNPLYFSTIYSLMPFIQNEETSEIKLWDLKEDIQIDQVDLGIIRFIVSFRLELEDENQI; from the coding sequence ATGGCATCACCTCAGAATAATGGTTTTGAATTGATTGAGTGCATAAGAATGAGTGAACGGGAAATAGAACATGTTCATCCACTGGCTGGGTCTTTTGCGATTGTTGAAAAGGAGGGGGAATATCTTCTGGGATACAACAGCTTGAGACAGCAATGGGAGTTGCCGGCTGGCAAAAGAGAAGAAAATGAAACACCATTGGAGTGTGCAAAAAGGGAATTGGTTGAAGAAACGGGACAGATTGTAGAAAGTATGCAATTAATCGGGGTAGCCAGGGTAAAAAATCACGTGACAAAGGCTGATAAGTTCAATCCTCTATACTTCTCTACGATCTATTCACTTATGCCTTTTATTCAAAACGAGGAGACTTCTGAAATAAAACTATGGGATTTAAAAGAAGATATCCAAATTGACCAGGTAGATTTGGGAATAATACGATTTATAGTTTCGTTCAGATTGGAGTTAGAGGATGAAAACCAAATTTAA
- a CDS encoding HIT domain-containing protein yields the protein MANNQWEDFYCYEVLSGKTVVKTIKETEHSLAFYHTRPYYEVHIIVIPKKHIHSFLTVTAEEKDLLEDVLQVVREVAVRLEKEYGACTISTNAGNYQSNKHMHWHVHFGARVRDEKGRLLNGITSE from the coding sequence GTGGCTAACAATCAATGGGAAGATTTTTATTGTTATGAGGTGCTTTCTGGCAAAACGGTTGTAAAGACCATCAAAGAAACGGAACATAGTCTCGCCTTTTACCATACCCGCCCTTATTATGAAGTACATATCATTGTCATTCCAAAAAAACATATACATTCTTTCTTGACTGTTACAGCCGAAGAAAAGGATTTATTGGAGGATGTGCTCCAGGTTGTCAGGGAAGTAGCAGTGAGGCTTGAAAAAGAATATGGAGCCTGTACCATTTCTACCAATGCAGGTAACTATCAAAGCAATAAACATATGCATTGGCATGTTCATTTTGGTGCAAGAGTAAGGGACGAAAAAGGACGGCTGCTTAATGGCATCACCTCAGAATAA
- a CDS encoding DUF3231 family protein translates to MGILSGNPKDEPMHYGEVYGAWTHLSVNHGLIAAYQTFINHIGDEDLKKLVQEAIEAMQEENKQVEELLKTNGIGLPPSSPERPVAHLEDIPPGARFSDPEISAAVSKDVAEGLIAASTMIGQSIREDIAMMYGQFHMAKAQFGAKMLKLNKTKGWLIPPPLQVKSTE, encoded by the coding sequence ATGGGAATTTTAAGCGGAAATCCAAAAGATGAACCTATGCATTATGGTGAGGTATATGGGGCCTGGACTCATTTATCAGTCAATCATGGTCTGATCGCTGCATACCAGACCTTTATCAATCACATTGGTGATGAGGATCTTAAAAAGCTTGTCCAAGAAGCAATTGAGGCGATGCAGGAAGAAAATAAGCAGGTTGAAGAACTGCTAAAAACGAATGGCATCGGGCTCCCTCCATCTTCACCTGAACGTCCTGTTGCCCATCTGGAAGATATTCCTCCTGGAGCAAGATTCAGTGACCCTGAAATTTCGGCGGCAGTCTCAAAGGATGTTGCAGAAGGTCTGATTGCCGCGAGTACTATGATCGGCCAGTCCATCAGAGAAGATATCGCGATGATGTACGGCCAATTCCATATGGCAAAGGCACAATTTGGCGCTAAAATGCTAAAGTTAAACAAAACAAAAGGCTGGCTGATTCCTCCTCCACTACAGGTAAAATCTACCGAGTAA
- a CDS encoding GNAT family N-acetyltransferase, translating into MIDLVRVKQEDEAVLQNLIQFYIYEFTLFQEIRLEENGSYAPFDLKPYWTDMNLHAFFIIHEGEYAGFAMVESGEPNVILEFFILRKFYRRGFGRIVATRLFDQFPGGWSVIQVEKNEPARSFWRKVIGDYTGGNYIETFDDNNCSTQEFDTVLAVKK; encoded by the coding sequence GTGATCGATTTGGTACGTGTGAAACAGGAGGATGAAGCAGTCCTTCAGAATCTGATTCAATTCTATATCTACGAGTTTACGTTGTTTCAGGAAATCAGGCTTGAGGAGAACGGAAGTTACGCACCGTTTGATTTGAAACCATATTGGACTGATATGAATCTTCATGCTTTCTTCATCATACATGAAGGTGAATATGCTGGGTTTGCCATGGTTGAAAGCGGGGAACCCAATGTCATCCTCGAATTTTTTATCCTTAGGAAATTTTACAGAAGAGGGTTCGGCAGAATTGTCGCTACCAGGCTGTTTGATCAATTTCCTGGCGGATGGAGTGTCATCCAGGTCGAGAAAAACGAACCAGCGAGAAGTTTTTGGCGGAAGGTAATAGGAGATTATACAGGTGGAAATTATATTGAAACCTTTGATGATAACAATTGTTCAACCCAGGAATTTGATACAGTTTTGGCTGTGAAAAAATGA